One Paroedura picta isolate Pp20150507F chromosome 3, Ppicta_v3.0, whole genome shotgun sequence genomic window carries:
- the LOC143833948 gene encoding LOW QUALITY PROTEIN: uncharacterized protein LOC143833948 (The sequence of the model RefSeq protein was modified relative to this genomic sequence to represent the inferred CDS: inserted 2 bases in 1 codon) codes for MQPTQGWVSFEEVAVYFTPEEWALLLPAQRELYKEVMRENYDTVAFLARCVWEPGDETAEQPEVKENPACSNVLKKDEGEEQVGNNSCFLQGPVSQEAAQLQGIYRGCDTNEATTGAEQAHEKSGNRIDCKANNRKNAYEYLEHEKASGQKDYISTDQGIHIGKKPYKCLEYGKCFSGRGQLKVHQRVHTGEKPYKCLECGKSFIRRKYLTAHRRIHTGEKLYKCLECGKSFIQRGNLTSHQRIHTGEKPYKCLECGKSFIQRGTLTVHQRIHTGEMPYECPECGKCFSGRGRLNVHQRIHTGERPYKCLECGESFIQSGALIVHRRIHTGEKPYKCSECGKCFIERGALTAHRRIHTGEKPYECLECRKCFSRRGQLNVHQKIHTGERPYECPECGKCFSERANLTVHQRIHTGEMPYECPECGKCFSGRGTLTVHQRIHTGERPYKCLECGKSFIQKGVLTIHQRIHTGEMPYECPECGKCFSGRGHLTVHQRIHTGERPYKCLECGKSYIQRGALTAHQRIHTGETTCKCLECGKCFSGTLTAHQRIHTGEKPYECLECRKCFSRRGALTIHQRIHTGEKPYNCLECGKSFIQRRTLTAHQRIHTGEKPYKCPECGKCFSKRGTLTAHQRIHTGEKPYKCQECGKGFIQRGTLTVHQRIHTGEKPHICPECRKCFSERKQLNVHQRIHTGEKPYKCPECGKCFNERGTLTAHKRIHTGEKPYKCLACGKSFTQSGSLASHQRIHKXKKPYRCLECGESSIQQRNLSSPKIFLTEKQTCKFLVYGESFIQRGIPTSRLKWA; via the exons ATGCAGCCCACTCAG GGCTGGGTGTCCTTTGAGGAGGTAGCCGTGTATTTCACCCCGGAGGAGtgggccctgctgctgccagcccagAGAGAGCTCTACAAGGAAGTCATGCGGGAGAATTATGACACGGTGGCCTTTCTGG CGCGGTGCGTGTGGGAGCCAGGAGATGAAACAGCAGAGCAGCCAGAAGTGAAGGAGAACCCAGCATGTTCTAATGTACTGAAGAAAGATGAGGGAGAAGAACAAGTCGGGAATAATTCCTGTTTCCTACAAGGTCCTGTCTCACAAGAagctgcacaactccagggcatcTACAGAGGGTGTGACACGAATGAGGCCACCACTGGCGCAGAACAAGCTCATGAGAAATCAGGCAATCGTATTGATTGCAAGGCCAACAACAGAAAAAATGCATATGAATATTTGGAGCATGAAAAAGCTTCTGGGCAGAAGGATTACATTAGTACTGATCAAGGAATCCATATAGgaaagaaaccatataaatgcttggagtatggaaaatgcttcagcgggAGAGGACAACTTAAAGTCCATCAAAGAGTTCACACgggagaaaaaccatataaatgcctggagtgtgggaaaagtttcattcgaAGGAAATATCTTACTGCccatcgaagaattcacacaggagaaaaactatataagtgcctggagtgtgggaaaagtttcattcagaggggaaatcttacttcccatcagagaattcacacaggggagaaaccatataaatgcctggagtgtgggaaaagtttcattcagaggggaactcttactgtccatcaaagaattcacacaggggagatgccatatgaatgcccggagtgtggaaaatgcttcagcgggAGAGGACGACTTAATgtccatcaaagaatccacacaggtgaaagaccatataaatgcctggagtgtggggaaAGTTTCATTCAGAGTGGAGCTCTTATTGTCCAccgaagaattcacacaggagaaaaaccatataaatgctcggagtgtggaaaatgcttcattgAGAGGGGAGCTCTTACTGCccatcgaagaattcacacaggagaaaaaccatatgaATGCCTGGAGTGTAGAAAATGCTTCAGTCGGAGAGGACAACTTAATGTCCATCaaaaaattcacacaggagaaagaccatatgaatgcccggagtgtggGAAATGCTTCAGTGAGAGAGCAAATCTTactgtccatcaaagaattcacaccggggagatgccatatgaatgcccggagtgtggaaaatgcttcagcgggagaggaactcttactgtccatcaaagaattcacacaggagaaagaccatataaatgcctggagtgtgggaaaagtttcattcagaaGGGAGTTCTCACtatccatcaaagaattcacacaggggagatgccatatgaatgcccggagtgtggaaaatgcttcagtgggagaggacatcttactgtccatcaaagaattcacacaggagaaagaccatataaatgcctggagtgtgggaaaagttacATTCAGAGGGGAGCTCTCactgcccatcaaagaattcacacaggggagacgACAtgtaaatgcctggagtgtgggaaatgcTTCAGCGGAACTCTTactgcccatcaaagaattcacacaggagaaaagccATATGAATGCCTGGAGTGTAGAAAATGCTTCAGTCGGAGAGGAGCTCTTACTattcatcagagaattcacacaggagaaaaaccatacaactgcttggagtgtgggaaaagtttcattcaaagGAGAACTCTTactgcccatcaaagaattcacacaggggagaagccatataaatgcccagagtgtggaaaatgcttcagtaaGAGAGGAACTCTTACTGctcatcagagaattcacacaggagaaaaaccatataaatgccagGAGTGTGGGAAAGGTTTCATTCAAAGGGGAACTCTTactgtccatcaaagaattcatacaggggagaagccacatATATGCCCAGAGTGCAGAAAATGCTTCAGTGAGAGAAAACAACTTAatgtccatcaaagaattcacacaggagaaaaaccatataaatgcccggaatgtggaaaatgcttcaatgAGAGAGGAACTCTTACTGCTCAtaagagaattcacacaggggagaaaccatataaatgtttggcttgtgggaaaagcttcactcAGAGTGGAAGCCTTGCTTCTCATCAGAGGATTCACAA GAAGAAACCATAtagatgcttggagtgtggggaaAGTTCCATTCAGCAGAGAAATCTTTCTTCCCCTAAAATATTTctcacagaaaaacaaacatgtaAATTCTTGGTATATGGGGAAAGCTTCATCCAGAGGGGGATTCCTACTTCCCGTCTAAAATGGGCATAG